The genomic DNA TTTTATAGGTAAGAAGACTAAATTAGAAGTATGATACATCATTATGAAATGCTCTCTTAATTTTCTCTAATTCATATGTAGACCTAAATAAGCAGAAATGCAAACATTCATAAACCCTTAACTGTTATCAATCATAGCTTCACTGAGTAGATTTTCACTCTAAATCTTTTCTTGGATGTAAAGCTCTTTGAACTTTGTCTTCCTCTCTATTTGTTTGTCCATTTCTATCTTCTTCCCCATTTCTGCCTCCTATAGCTGCTGTGCTTTGTCCTTGATTCCTTAGTTGTTGGGGAAAATAGTCCTTTATTAAAAGCTCACAGAGACTGTAAGTAAAGATAtatgttctttcttctttctattgCCAAGGAAATCTTTATATCATGGTgggcaaaaaatgaaaataagaaaagaaaaatctatttGACGTGTATAGATGTATCATTGTCTCAGCGAACCCTGGGTTCATGGACTTGTCTTTATCAGCAAGTCATTCACTCTCTCTGgtttaaaatgtactttaattTCTTGTTGGACATTAGTAATTTGTGGTTGGGGCATGTTTATAGATCCGTAGCTGATTTCATAAAAGAAGTAGTCATAATTTCAGAGCTGAAAAAGATAAACATTAAAGAATTTTACAGTTCTTAGTATATTCACCAGGCTCCCATTTCCTGAAAGGCTTGTAGTATAAAGCAGATTAAAAGAACAACCTTACGGCAATTATTTTAACAGTGTTTTACAGGTAACACTGAGAACCACAAAAAGTTTAGGTTCTATTGTAAAAGAATGACCAAATTCAATTCCTATTTTAGAAACTCTAATTAGAAACATCTAAGGGCTTTTTACAATAGACATTTTACTTGGGATCTCCTGAATCACTTTCTTGCCTACAAACTGGGTAAGAACCTTGGGGTCAGAAGTGCTGGGCTTGCATTCCTGGTTTCTCATCTTTGAACCACATGATTTGAGGCAAGTCAAATCATCTACTAAATCTAACAATTATTCCATAAtcaattttgtatttcccatttggagattaaaatatttatatacagtcAATTTATAAACTATGAAggtgaaattaaagaaaaaaaatctgatctcTTTTAACCTTCTCAGTGTCCAAATACATTTGTACATACAATTTTAAAGCTTACAAGTGTGGCAATTATTCCAAATGGCCAAgtgtcatttatttaaaaaactcattCAAGTACATTAGAGccaactgaaaatgaaaaatgcaagcTAGTTTTTGCACACATGCAATGATattttgtctgtttgttgtttattTCCAAGTACTGAGGCTAAGAATAATGACATGaatataatgaaaaacaaaaacaaaagaaaccagCCATGTTTATTAGGTGTTTTCATTTAAGAAAACTCAATCTACTTATCATTTTCCTCACAGCATCTCTAACATCTTTATTTCCTAAGCTATAGATCAAGGGATTCAACATGGGTACCACCACAGTATAGAACACCAACACCACCTTATCCCTCTCCAGGGCGTAGCTGGTACTTGGCCGGGAGTAAATGTAGAGGATGGAGCCATAGTACAAGGTGATGGCTGTCAGGTAAGaggcacaggtggagaaggccttcaGGCGGCCTTGAGCAGAGCGGATCCTCAGGATGGCAGCGATGATGAAGAGGTAGGAGGCGACAATGAGCACAGCAGGAGCGATGACGTTGGAGGCGAGTATGAAATAGAGCACAGCCTGGAGGCTCTCCTTCACGTCACAGGCCAACTTCACAAGTGGGggcagatcacagaagaaatcatCAATGACGTTGTTCCCACAGAAGCTCAGGGTAAATGTCTCACTGGTGATGATGGCTGAGCTCAGAAAGCCACCAAGGTATGAAGCTGCAACAAGGCTGGCACATGACCTTGGGGACACTGCCTGGGAGCAGAGCAGGGGACTggagatggccacatagcggtcataagcCATGGCGGCCAACAGGTCACACTCACTATAGGCCAGTCCTGCAGAGAAAAAGAACTGAGCCAGGCAGCCAGCAAAGGAGATGCTTTCGTTATCAGAGATAAAGGTCACTAGGATTTGGGGGGAATAGACAGAAGAATATGAGAGATTCAGTAATGACAGACTTCTGAGAAAGAAATACATGGGTGTGTGGAGCCGAGAATCAACACAGATCAGAGAAATCAGGGTCACGTTCCCTAAGACACTGATGACATAGATGATGGGGAAGATGACAAAGAGCACTTTCTGTAGCTGCAAGACAGCTGTGAACCCTAAAAGTACAAACTCCTTCAATTTGGTGAAATTTTTCTCATCCATCGATTTGGGTTTCTCTAGTCCCTTTCTgtgaaaagattaataaacatGCCATGATTTAAGAGATCAGTATGTCAGCCTCTCCTTACCATTTGCCATTTTAGACCAGTGAAAAACCCAGCTGAGGCACATGCATTGTTCCCTGTGAGACGTGTTTATGCTGATGAATTGGTTTCTTTCTGGTGGATAGCTGAGAAATCAGTTCTATGCTGGTTGAGAAATCAGTTATTATACATATAGCAGTATGTGTCACCTTACATGTTTTATTGATATCTGTACTTTTATTATGAGTGTTTTATTATAGGTGTAAataaggatattttaaaaataaaaacaccatatatttttaatgaaatcttttctcctttttgagAGAGGTTGATTTGTGTATCTTCTCTACTGTCTGTACTTAGCATAAATAGGTACCATGCAGAAGATATGAAAGAGGGagtttgaaaaatgttttgattCTCTTTAGGTCTTTgaatccttttcctttttctcctgatAATTACACGAAGAAGCATATCTTTATTATTCTAGCTATGTTTTGGAATATACTTGGAAATGCATTTTACAGAAATTTCTTGGAGGACAGTTATTATATTACATTCGATTTTTTATCCACAAAACCAAAAACACAGATTTTCATGATAGAAAATGTGTAACTTGAATAAAAGATAAGTTTACTTATTAAATAGTGATAATTTGAGGCAATATCCACATGTTTGATCCTCCAATGCTTCTGAAAGGCAAGTGGAAATATTCATCAATGAATAATTGTGCTTGTAATGTATGATGAATTTCCCATGCaattaagagttaaaaaaatgaaactgtattaaaaaaataaggtagTCTGAATATGGCCCATAAAGATATCAAGACTCTAATTTCTGGAGACTGTACATGTTACCTTATATAAGGTAAGGGTTATTAAATTAGGAACTTGGGATAGAAGTTTATCTGGTTGCCCCCAAATACAATCACTAGGATCTTtatgagggaggcagagggatatTTGATTACAGACACAGAGGGGAGAAAATAGGGCCACAGAAGCAGATACTGGAGCAATGACACCTCAAGAAACTCCAGCCACAAGAACCAGAAGCAGAAAATGGAGCCTCTGGACTAAGTATGGctctgccaacactttgatttgGGTCCAGTTATATCGAGGTTGGACTTTGGACTTCAAAAATTAGgagagaatttatttttattgtgttagGCCACCAAATGTGTGAAAATATGTTACAGCAGCCATGGAAACCCAATACAGGAATTTGTGGAACATGACCTCTATGAATCTTCTTTCCTTTAGAGGTAAAAGCAGGGGACTGGAGTACTTTGAAAATGAGAAGTTAAAAAACTATGTATTGCATTCTCTTTGATTACATGATTTCTTCACCTCTGTAATCTGTCCTGCAGATATATTTACATTACCTTCCAAGGACTTCCTAGTTGCTCCTATGCTATGACTCCCTAGAGCTTCAGTTGTTCTCATGCAGAAATGTCCCCTTCTTTAATTTGTGACTTATACAGCCTGGGAAATGACTGGATTTGTTTGCAAAATTGCACTTGGGAATCAAAGTGACAAGAGATATTTCTTCCTTATTCTCTCTCACtgcaattattaaaatataaaataaaatataaaatgaatatatgtgtgaatggacacatacatgaatatatatatcagtgtttttaaaaattgagaaaaaaagacTGAAGTTATTCTGTGTGAGGCCGAAGACACAGGGAAATAGCACGAAGTAAGAAAAacatgagaagaaaaaacaaggcCAAGCATAAAACGGATGCAAGGATATAACCCGCCACATATCTAGTCCTTTTAGCTGCTCTGTGCATACCACAAATGTCATCAAAACTTT from Manis pentadactyla isolate mManPen7 chromosome 9, mManPen7.hap1, whole genome shotgun sequence includes the following:
- the LOC118908020 gene encoding olfactory receptor 1013-like; translation: MDEKNFTKLKEFVLLGFTAVLQLQKVLFVIFPIIYVISVLGNVTLISLICVDSRLHTPMYFFLRSLSLLNLSYSSVYSPQILVTFISDNESISFAGCLAQFFFSAGLAYSECDLLAAMAYDRYVAISSPLLCSQAVSPRSCASLVAASYLGGFLSSAIITSETFTLSFCGNNVIDDFFCDLPPLVKLACDVKESLQAVLYFILASNVIAPAVLIVASYLFIIAAILRIRSAQGRLKAFSTCASYLTAITLYYGSILYIYSRPSTSYALERDKVVLVFYTVVVPMLNPLIYSLGNKDVRDAVRKMISRLSFLK